A window from Purpureocillium takamizusanense chromosome 3, complete sequence encodes these proteins:
- a CDS encoding uncharacterized protein (BUSCO:EOG09263ZSC~EggNog:ENOG503NUD2~COG:S) → MASSEHCLMCFEALDAHLTDRKPLSLDRVQTSWVSYVSSGASSSATPAAAPLKDPNLRRVAADTDSFSSSSSSSSGSLASASTPATSTSSLPLGGAPASTPLFVTWNTVEDDGDTSLRGCIGTFEAQPLAIGIPEYAVISAVHDSRFPPVTRAELPELQAAVTLLTDFEEVDDPYDWEIGTHGIRLSFYDRGRRYGATYLPDVAAEQGWTKDETLFSLIRKAGWMGSRNKWKDLDLKVTRYQGKKHSMNHAEYKKWKAWAASNKQQC, encoded by the coding sequence ATGGCTTCCTCGGAACACTGCCTCATGTGcttcgaggcgctcgacgcccaccTGACTGACCGCAAGCCCCTGTCCCTCGACCGCGTGCAAACGTCGTGGGTCAGCTATGTGAGCTCcggcgccagctcgtcggcgacaccagcagcggctccgCTCAAGGACCCCAAcctccgccgcgtcgccgccgacaccgactccttctcgtcttcgtcgtcttcctcctccggctccttggcctccgcATCTACGCCGGCtacgtcgacctcgtcccttcccctcggcggcgccccagcaTCGACGCCCCTCTTCGTCACTTGGAACAcggtcgaggacgatggcgacaCCTCGCTGCGCGGCTGCATCGGCACCTTTGAAGCCCAGCCGCTGGCCATTGGTATTCCCGAGTATGCCGTAATTTCTGCGGTCCACGACTCGCGCTTCCCGCCCGTTACCCGTgccgagctgcccgagcTGCAGGCTGCCGTGACTCTCCTTACAGACTTCGAGGAGGTCGACGACCCGTACGACTGGGAGATTGGTACCCACGGCATCCGCCTCTCGTTCTACGACCGGGGCCGCCGCTACGGCGCGACGTACCTCCCCGATGTCGCAGCCGAGCAAGGCTGGACCAAAGACGAGACCCTCTTCAGCCTCATTCGCAAGGCCGGCTGGATGGGCAGCCGCAACAAGTGGAAGGACCTGGACCTCAAGGTGACGCGCTACCAGGGCAAAAAGCATAGCATGAACCACGCCGAGTACAAGAAATGGAAGGCTTGGGCCGCTTCCAACAAGCAGCAATGTTGA
- a CDS encoding uncharacterized protein (COG:S~EggNog:ENOG503NZ57), with protein MAHLGQYHHHNHGDSHYNQQQHQQAQQQQRPAVPISITICGDGGCGKSSITLRLVRSQWTSEYDPTIEDSYSVTRRIDGATYHLSLTDTAGQEEYRGMWASSNLGADAFLLVYDITSRDSLDALQYFDDLIDMESETRLDNAERARRAGMPPSNIVTAAGLDAGGEGGAKTVPPVKIVAGNKCDLQESRQVPAAQGLEWARRRGCGFMETSARLEVNIEETFALIVRRVIERRRLAAMGIFDNTEMNARGMTKPLTPLPPGHDDDDDGSGGIGGDGVGEKRVPRLRGPRLPGHRLSRGPGGFWRTLRCW; from the coding sequence atggctcACCTCGGGCAGtatcaccaccacaaccatGGCGACAGTCATTAcaaccaacaacaacaccagcaagcacagcagcagcagcggcctgccGTGCCCATCTCCATCACCAtatgcggcgacggcggctgcggcaagtCGTCCATCACGCTGCGCCTTGTGCGCTCGCAGTGGACCTCCGAGTATGACCCCACCATCGAGGACTCGTACAGCGTCACGCGCCGCATCGACGGTGCCACATATCACCTCTCCTTGACcgacacggccggccaggagGAATATCGCGGCATGTGGGCCTCCTCAAACCTGGGCGCGGACGCGTTCCTCCTTGTCTACGACATCACGTCGCGCGActccctcgacgccctgcagTACTTTGACGATCTCATCGACATGGAGTCTGAGACGCGGCTCGATAacgccgagcgcgcgcgccgcgccggcatgcCTCCGTCCAACATAGTgaccgcggccggcctggacgccggcggcgagggcggcgccaagaCGGTCCCGCCCGTCAAGATTGTTGCCGGTAACAAGTGCGACCTTCAGGAGAGCAGGCAGGTGCCCGCGGCGCAGGGGCTCGAgtgggcccgccgccggggctgCGGCTTCATGGAGACgagcgcccgcctcgaggtcAATATCGAAGAGACTTTCGCGCTCATTGTCCGCCGGGTGattgagcgccgccgcctcgccgccatgggcatATTCGACAACACAGAGATGAATGCCCGCGGCATGACCAagccgctgacgccgctgcctccgggccacgacgacgacgacgacgggagcggcgggatcggcggcgacggagtcGGCGAGAAGCGTGTGCCTCGCCTGCGCGGGCCAAGGCTGCCCGGACACCGCCTGAGCCGTGGGCCTGGTGGTTTCTGGAGAACGCTGCGGTGCTGGTGA
- the GAD2_1 gene encoding Glutamate decarboxylase (COG:E~EggNog:ENOG503NVBV), producing MTPSAINGHATNGANGANGSGPHLRRAEELDDLIGSVRQLLVPFVQAADDAAVDRASGDLPVDATGRPQNVLVDTHEPAELAAKLKFILPEEGQGKDGLLAGIEKVLRYSVNTWDQGFLDKLYASNTPVGVISDLVLSILNTNLHVYQVSPALTVIEKTTGRALANRFGFTGPLAGGITCQGGSSSNLTSLVVARNALYPHTKAAGTRGHDFVVFTSAHGHYSVEKSAMICGLGESSVCKVPVDDTGAMRADKLRELVALAKEQGKTPLYVNATAGSTVRGSYDPFEDISRICKEFGMWMHIDASWGGPVVFSTQQRWKLRGSHLADSLTVNPHKMMNAPTTCSFLLGPDMTVFNKANSTTAGYLFHGGGDEEIWDLADLTLQCGRRGDSLKVALAWLYYGASGFERHIDHAFDMASYLYELLQQTGDFVMLSSNPPPCLQVCFYHASGGKLANDATTNTQRTQTIVERLIQRGFMVDYAPGDKGSFLRVVVNVQTLPTTVKGLAKAIHEVAKQV from the exons ATGACCCCCTCGGCAATCAACGGGCACGCGACCAACGGGGCCAATGGTGCCAATGGGTCTGGTCCTCACCTGCGCAGGGCTGAAGAGCTCGACGAT CTCATTGGCTCAGTGAGACAACTACTTGTTCCTTTTGTtcaagccgccgacgatgccgccgtcgaccgtGCGTCGGGTGACCTCCCCGTTGACGCCACTGGCCGGCCCCAGAATGTCCTCGTAGACACGcacgagcccgccgagctggcaGCCAAACTCAAGTTTATCCTGCCAGAGGAGGGACAGGGCAAggacggcctgctcgccggcatTGAAAAAGTGCTCCGGTACAGCGTCAACACCTGGGACCAGGGCTTTCTGGACAAGCTGTACGCCAGCAACACACCT GTGGGCGTAATTTCAGACCTCGTACTGTCCATCTTGAACACCAAC CTGCACGTCTACCAAGTCTCACCAGCTTTAACCGTGAtcgagaagacgacgggccgcgCCCTTGCCAACCGCTTCGGATTTACGGGTCCccttgccggcggcatcacctgtcagggcggcagctcctccaACCTCACCTCCCTAGTCGTCGCACGCAACGCCCTGTACCCGCACACCAAAGCCGCTGGGACTCGTGGACATGATTTTGTCGTCTTTACTAGCGCCCATGGCCACTACTCGGTCGAGAAGAGCGCCATGATctgcggcctcggcgagtCGAGCGTGTGCAAggtgcccgtcgacgacacggGTGCCATGCGCGCCGACAAGCTGCGCGAGTTGGTTGCACTCGCCAAAGAGCAGGGCAAGACGCCACTCTATGTCAATGCAACCGCAGGCTCCACGGTGAGAGGCTCGTATGACCCGTTCGAGGACATCTCCAGAATCTGCAAGGAGTTTGGCATGTGGATGCACATCGATGCTAGTTGGGGTGGACCGGTCGTCTTTTCCACGCAGCAGAGGTGGAAGCTCAGAGGCTCTCACCTAGCCGACTCCCTTACTGTCAACCCGCATAAGATGATGAACGCACCCACAACGTGTTCCTTTCTCCTCGGTCCAGACATGACCGTTTTCAACAAGGCCAACAGCACTACCGCCGGCTACCTCTTCcatgggggcggcgacgaggagataTGGGACCTGGCGGACCTGACGCTCCAgtgcggccggcggggcgATAGTCTCAAGGTTGCGCTCGCTTGGCTGTACTATGGTGCGAGTGGGTTTGAGCGGCACATCGACCATGCTTTCGATATGGCGTCGTACCTCTACGAGCTGCTCCAGCAGACGGGCGACTTCGTCATGCTGTCGAGCAACCCGCCACCATGCTTGCAAGTCTGCTTCTACCACGCCTCCGGTGGAAAGCTGGCAAacgacgccaccaccaacacgCAGCGGACGCAGACGATTGTCGAAAGACTGATCCAGCGCGGGTTCATGGTGGACTACGCTCCCGGAGACAAGGGCAGCTTTCTGCGAGTAGTGGTCAATGTGCAGACGCTCCCGACGACTGTTAAGgggctggccaaggccatACATGAAGTTGCAAAGCAAGTGTAA